One window of the Methylovirgula sp. HY1 genome contains the following:
- a CDS encoding NADP-dependent isocitrate dehydrogenase has protein sequence MIKIKVENPVVELDGDEMTRIIWHDIREKLIHPYLDIKLDYYDLSIENRDATNDQVTVDAANAIKKHGVGVKCATITPDEARVEEFKLKEMWKSPNGTIRNILGGVIFREPIICRNVPRLVPGWTKPIVVGRHAFGDQYRATDFKVPGKGRLTIRFEGDDGKVIEKEVFAFPGAGVALSMYNLDDSIRDFARASLNYGLIRHYPVYLSTKNTILKAYDGRFKDLFQEVFEKEFKTQYAEAGLTYEHRLIDDMVASSLKWSGGYLWACKNYDGDVQSDTVAQGFGSLGLMTSVLMTPDGATVEAEAAHGTVTRHYREHQKGKETSTNSIASIFAWTRGLAHRGKLDGNEALATFATTLERVCVDTVEAGFMTKDLALLVGADQRWLSTSGFLDKVAENLRKAIA, from the coding sequence ATGATCAAGATCAAGGTCGAAAATCCCGTCGTCGAACTCGATGGCGACGAGATGACCAGGATCATCTGGCATGATATCCGCGAAAAGCTCATCCATCCCTATCTCGACATCAAGCTCGACTATTATGACCTCTCGATCGAGAACCGCGACGCGACCAATGATCAGGTGACCGTCGATGCGGCCAATGCGATCAAGAAACATGGCGTCGGGGTGAAATGCGCGACGATCACGCCGGACGAGGCGCGGGTCGAGGAATTCAAGCTCAAGGAGATGTGGAAGTCGCCGAATGGCACGATCCGCAATATTCTGGGCGGTGTCATCTTCCGCGAACCGATCATCTGCCGCAACGTGCCGCGCCTGGTGCCCGGCTGGACGAAACCGATCGTCGTCGGTCGCCATGCCTTCGGCGATCAGTATCGGGCGACCGATTTCAAAGTGCCCGGCAAGGGCCGTCTCACCATCCGATTCGAGGGCGATGACGGCAAAGTGATCGAGAAAGAGGTCTTCGCCTTTCCCGGCGCCGGCGTTGCCCTCTCGATGTATAATCTCGATGATTCGATCCGGGATTTCGCCCGAGCCTCGCTGAATTATGGGCTGATCCGGCATTATCCCGTCTATCTTTCGACCAAGAATACGATTCTGAAAGCCTATGATGGCCGCTTCAAGGATCTGTTTCAGGAGGTCTTCGAGAAGGAATTCAAGACCCAATATGCCGAGGCCGGCCTCACCTACGAGCATCGGCTGATCGACGACATGGTCGCTTCCTCGCTCAAATGGTCGGGCGGCTATCTTTGGGCCTGCAAGAATTACGACGGCGACGTCCAGTCCGACACGGTGGCGCAGGGTTTTGGCTCTCTCGGCCTGATGACGTCCGTGCTGATGACGCCGGACGGGGCGACCGTCGAGGCGGAAGCCGCGCATGGCACGGTGACACGGCATTATCGCGAGCATCAGAAGGGCAAGGAGACGTCGACCAATTCGATCGCCTCTATTTTCGCCTGGACGCGAGGGCTGGCGCATCGCGGCAAGCTCGATGGGAATGAAGCGCTCGCGACATTCGCCACGACCTTGGAAAGGGTCTGTGTCGACACGGTCGAGGCCGGATTCATGACCAAGGATCTCGCGCTTCTCGTCGGGGCGGACCAGAGATGGCTGTCGACGAGCGGTTTCCTCGACAAAGTTGCCGAAAATCTGCGCAAAGCGATCGCCTAG
- a CDS encoding type II toxin-antitoxin system RelE/ParE family toxin, with protein MTWQIEFDAAALDDLRKLGSAGRVHVLRFLQERIAPADDPRRLGKALSGDKPGFWRYRVGDYRIIARIEDQRLMVLIIAIGHRSEIYRK; from the coding sequence TTGACGTGGCAGATCGAATTCGATGCGGCAGCCTTGGATGATTTACGCAAGCTCGGGAGCGCCGGCCGCGTCCACGTCCTGCGGTTTCTTCAAGAGCGCATCGCGCCCGCGGATGATCCGCGCCGCCTCGGCAAAGCGTTGAGCGGCGACAAGCCGGGCTTCTGGCGCTATCGTGTCGGCGACTATCGGATCATCGCCCGCATCGAAGACCAAAGACTCATGGTTCTCATCATCGCCATCGGCCATCGTAGCGAAATCTACCGCAAATGA
- a CDS encoding pitrilysin family protein, translating into MSGAKSAAATAALKSAPPPQGPAVTQAKLDNGLDIVVIPDHRAPVVTHMVWYRNGSADDPPGKSGIAHFLEHLMFKGTQKNPQGKFSELIADLGGQENAFTSNDYTAYFQRVAKDHLSVCMDYEADRMTGLVLTDEIVAPERDVVLEERRMRTDSDPSDQLNEAVQAALFSHHPYGTPIIGWSHEIESLGRDDALAYYNRFYTPENAILVVAGDVAPNAAIDLAAKIYGVIPARGEAPQRFRRREPEPRAHRLVTLADEKVEQPSHQSVYLVPSYRTAKPGEADALEVLAHVLGGGQTSLLFKALVVDKRVAVSVGAHYAGTAVDDTRFYVHGMPAPGVSLETLDGEIERVIAEVAEKGISEEDLARAKTRLVADAIYAQDNQATLGRWYGSSLATGLGLADVLHWPEQIEAVSAADVMKATRWLDKRRSVTGFLLPAA; encoded by the coding sequence ATGTCTGGTGCCAAATCCGCCGCGGCGACTGCCGCGCTTAAGTCCGCGCCGCCGCCGCAGGGTCCTGCCGTCACGCAGGCGAAGCTCGACAATGGCCTCGATATCGTGGTGATCCCGGATCACCGCGCGCCGGTCGTGACCCATATGGTCTGGTATCGCAATGGTTCGGCTGACGATCCGCCAGGCAAGTCGGGCATCGCGCATTTTCTCGAACATCTGATGTTCAAGGGAACGCAGAAGAACCCGCAGGGCAAGTTCTCCGAATTGATCGCCGATCTCGGCGGCCAGGAGAATGCCTTCACCTCGAATGATTACACCGCCTATTTCCAGCGCGTCGCCAAGGACCATCTCTCGGTCTGCATGGATTATGAGGCGGATCGGATGACCGGCCTCGTCCTCACCGACGAGATTGTCGCGCCGGAGCGCGATGTCGTGCTCGAAGAGCGGCGCATGCGCACCGATTCGGATCCGTCCGACCAGCTCAACGAGGCTGTGCAGGCGGCGCTTTTCTCGCATCATCCCTATGGCACGCCGATCATCGGCTGGAGCCATGAGATCGAGAGCCTCGGGCGCGATGACGCCTTGGCCTATTACAACCGCTTCTACACGCCGGAAAACGCGATTCTGGTCGTTGCCGGCGATGTCGCGCCCAATGCCGCGATTGATCTCGCCGCGAAAATCTATGGCGTGATTCCGGCCAGGGGCGAGGCGCCGCAGCGGTTTCGCCGGCGTGAGCCGGAGCCGCGCGCGCATCGGCTCGTTACGCTCGCCGACGAAAAGGTCGAGCAGCCGTCGCATCAATCGGTCTATCTGGTGCCGTCCTATCGCACCGCCAAGCCAGGCGAGGCGGATGCGCTCGAAGTGCTCGCGCATGTTCTCGGCGGCGGCCAGACGAGCCTGTTGTTCAAGGCGCTCGTCGTCGACAAGCGCGTCGCCGTTTCGGTCGGCGCGCATTATGCCGGCACGGCGGTCGATGACACGCGCTTTTATGTCCATGGCATGCCGGCGCCGGGCGTTTCGCTCGAAACCCTCGATGGCGAAATCGAACGCGTCATCGCCGAAGTGGCGGAAAAGGGAATCAGCGAAGAGGATCTGGCGCGCGCCAAGACGCGGCTCGTCGCCGATGCCATCTATGCGCAGGACAATCAGGCGACGCTCGGCCGCTGGTACGGCTCGTCACTGGCCACTGGCCTCGGCCTTGCCGATGTTTTGCATTGGCCGGAACAGATCGAGGCGGTGAGCGCCGCCGATGTCATGAAAGCCACCCGTTGGCTCGACAAAAGGCGCAGCGTGACCGGCTTCCTCCTGCCGGCCGCGTGA
- a CDS encoding bifunctional riboflavin kinase/FAD synthetase, translated as MVIALPSRRFILAIDPEGPPEGLAGAVVAIGNFDGVHRGHVAVIKRAEALASRLGKPCAVLTFEPHPSDFFLGANTIFRLTSCDTKAVALERLGIDGMIVLRFDAALAALPAEAFVRDVLVGRLQVAAVVAGYDFHFGKARSGTPAFLVEAGQRYGFDVEIVERIAADANGSIEAASSTAMRAALEIGDVARAEHLLGHPYFVIGEVLHGEKRGASLGFPTANLRLDASNRLRHGVYAVEVRLGDAIYGGVANYGRRPTFDNGAPLLEVFLFDFSGDLYGATLEVAFRGFIRAEEKFASLDALKAQIKQDEATARTMLGK; from the coding sequence TTGGTCATAGCCTTGCCGTCACGTCGCTTCATCCTTGCCATCGATCCTGAAGGCCCGCCAGAGGGCCTCGCAGGCGCTGTGGTTGCTATCGGTAATTTCGATGGTGTCCATCGCGGTCATGTCGCGGTGATCAAACGGGCGGAGGCTTTAGCGTCACGGCTGGGCAAGCCTTGCGCGGTGCTCACGTTCGAACCGCATCCGAGCGATTTCTTTCTCGGCGCCAATACGATTTTCCGCCTGACCTCTTGCGACACGAAGGCGGTGGCGCTGGAACGGCTTGGCATCGACGGCATGATCGTGCTGCGCTTCGATGCCGCGCTCGCGGCTTTGCCGGCGGAGGCTTTTGTTCGCGACGTGCTCGTCGGACGTCTTCAGGTGGCCGCGGTCGTCGCCGGCTATGATTTTCATTTCGGCAAGGCACGCTCTGGCACACCGGCTTTTCTGGTCGAGGCTGGACAGCGATATGGCTTCGATGTCGAGATCGTCGAGCGCATTGCCGCCGATGCGAATGGTTCGATCGAAGCTGCTTCTTCGACCGCGATGCGGGCTGCGCTCGAGATCGGCGATGTCGCCCGCGCCGAGCATCTGCTCGGCCATCCCTATTTTGTGATCGGCGAGGTGCTGCATGGGGAAAAGCGCGGCGCGAGCCTCGGCTTTCCGACCGCCAATCTGCGTCTCGACGCGAGCAATCGACTGCGCCACGGCGTCTATGCGGTGGAAGTCCGGCTTGGTGACGCCATTTACGGCGGCGTCGCCAATTATGGGCGGCGGCCGACCTTCGACAATGGCGCGCCGCTGCTGGAAGTCTTCCTTTTCGATTTCTCCGGCGATCTTTATGGCGCGACGCTCGAAGTCGCGTTTCGCGGCTTCATCCGCGCGGAAGAAAAATTTGCCTCGCTCGATGCATTGAAGGCGCAGATCAAACAGGATGAAGCCACGGCCCGGACGATGTTGGGCAAGTGA
- the dksA gene encoding RNA polymerase-binding protein DksA yields the protein MNDRQRDYFRRKLNGWKEDILRESRETLAVLQNENENLPDLADRASSETDRAIELRARDRQRKLIAKIDAALGRLDDGTYGYCEETGEPISLKRLDARPIATLSIEAQERHERRERVYRDP from the coding sequence ATGAATGATCGCCAGCGCGATTATTTTCGGCGCAAGCTGAATGGCTGGAAGGAGGATATCCTCCGCGAAAGCCGCGAGACGCTGGCGGTTCTTCAAAACGAAAACGAGAATTTGCCCGATCTCGCCGATCGGGCTTCGTCGGAAACCGATCGCGCCATCGAATTGCGCGCGCGTGATCGTCAGCGCAAGCTGATTGCGAAGATCGATGCCGCACTCGGCCGGCTCGATGACGGCACCTATGGCTATTGCGAGGAGACCGGCGAGCCGATTTCACTTAAGCGGCTTGATGCGCGGCCGATCGCGACTTTGTCGATCGAGGCGCAGGAACGCCACGAAAGGCGTGAGCGAGTCTATCGCGATCCGTGA
- a CDS encoding DUF6290 family protein: MLALRLPPDIEKRLDELARKTGRTKSYYARKAIIEMIEDLNDLELAKARLAENDERIPLEQILDEFAAELNA, encoded by the coding sequence ATGCTCGCCCTACGTTTACCCCCCGACATCGAGAAGCGCCTCGACGAACTGGCGCGCAAGACCGGCCGCACGAAGAGCTATTATGCGCGCAAGGCGATCATCGAAATGATCGAAGATCTGAATGATCTCGAACTTGCCAAGGCCCGGCTTGCCGAAAACGATGAGCGCATCCCGCTTGAGCAGATTCTCGACGAGTTCGCGGCCGAGCTTAACGCTTGA
- a CDS encoding response regulator: protein MIVDSTLPILVVDDYQTMVRILRNLLKQIGFENIDDASNGQDALAKIQEKRYGLIISDWNMEPMTGYQLLQKVREDKDRSDIPFIMVTAESKTDNVIAARKAGVSHYIVKPFNAATLKAKIDAVFAPVAA from the coding sequence ATGATTGTCGATTCTACTCTGCCCATTCTCGTCGTTGACGACTATCAGACAATGGTGCGGATTCTCCGTAATCTCTTGAAGCAGATCGGCTTTGAGAACATTGATGATGCCTCGAACGGCCAGGATGCCTTGGCGAAGATCCAAGAAAAACGTTACGGCCTGATCATTTCCGATTGGAACATGGAGCCGATGACCGGCTACCAGCTTTTGCAGAAAGTGCGGGAAGATAAGGATCGTTCCGACATCCCGTTCATCATGGTGACGGCCGAATCGAAGACCGACAATGTCATCGCGGCCCGCAAGGCCGGCGTCAGCCATTACATCGTGAAGCCGTTTAACGCGGCGACTCTGAAAGCGAAAATCGACGCGGTTTTTGCGCCGGTGGCGGCTTGA
- a CDS encoding pitrilysin family protein — translation MTLSASTSLKSESRAEASRAAAVQKVMSKGGIEVWLVEDYAVPLVALEFAFRGGASQDPAGKPGVASLLAGLLDEGAGSYDSNAFHQVLDDYALEISFSADRDILSGRMQTLARHTDKAFELLRLCVNEARLDDEPFERVKSQIAAGLKREINDPDYAASRAFRHFAYPSHPYGVPVRGDLSTLANLTQADLNAMRAATFSRGGLKIAAVGAIDAATLAKHIDDVFGALPETASLAAIPDTAVAGIGALHVIDLDIPQSTIRFGRQGLARKDSDFIPATVVNHVLGGGVFSARLFREVREKRGLAYSAYSQLVTYDHGAMLTGSTSTKNERAAEAMDVVRDEIRSLAEQGPSEEELDKAKKYLIGSYALRFDTSTKIAGQLVHLQTDGYDVDYLDERNKLFAAVSMEDAQRASSRLLDKGELLVVVAGRPDGMK, via the coding sequence ATGACCCTATCCGCCAGCACATCCTTGAAGTCGGAGTCCCGCGCCGAGGCTTCACGCGCCGCCGCCGTGCAGAAAGTCATGTCCAAGGGCGGCATAGAGGTCTGGCTCGTCGAAGATTATGCCGTGCCGCTGGTCGCTTTGGAGTTTGCCTTCCGAGGTGGCGCGTCGCAAGATCCGGCCGGCAAACCGGGCGTCGCCTCGCTTCTCGCCGGCCTGCTCGACGAAGGCGCGGGATCTTACGATTCGAACGCCTTTCATCAGGTGCTCGACGATTATGCGCTCGAAATTTCCTTCTCGGCCGATCGCGACATTCTTTCCGGCCGCATGCAGACTTTGGCGCGCCATACCGACAAGGCTTTCGAGCTGCTGCGGCTTTGCGTCAACGAGGCAAGGCTCGACGACGAGCCCTTCGAACGGGTGAAGAGCCAGATCGCGGCCGGGCTGAAGCGCGAGATCAATGATCCAGATTATGCGGCGAGCCGCGCCTTCCGCCATTTCGCCTATCCGAGCCACCCTTATGGCGTGCCTGTGCGGGGTGATCTCAGCACGCTCGCCAATCTCACCCAGGCCGATCTCAACGCCATGCGCGCCGCCACCTTCAGCCGCGGCGGCTTGAAGATCGCCGCCGTCGGCGCGATCGATGCGGCGACGCTCGCCAAACATATCGACGATGTCTTCGGTGCTTTGCCGGAGACGGCATCGCTTGCCGCCATCCCCGACACGGCGGTCGCCGGGATTGGCGCGCTGCATGTCATCGATCTCGACATTCCGCAATCGACGATCCGCTTCGGCCGCCAGGGCCTCGCCCGCAAGGATTCCGATTTCATTCCGGCGACGGTGGTCAATCATGTGCTCGGCGGCGGCGTCTTTTCGGCGCGGCTCTTCCGCGAAGTGCGCGAGAAGCGCGGGCTCGCCTATTCCGCCTATTCGCAGCTCGTCACTTATGATCACGGCGCCATGCTGACCGGCTCGACCTCGACGAAGAACGAGCGTGCGGCCGAGGCGATGGACGTTGTTCGCGACGAGATCCGCAGCCTCGCCGAACAAGGCCCGAGCGAAGAAGAGCTCGACAAGGCGAAGAAATATCTCATCGGCTCTTATGCTTTGCGCTTCGACACGTCGACCAAGATCGCCGGCCAGCTCGTGCATTTGCAGACCGACGGCTACGACGTCGATTATCTCGACGAGCGCAATAAGCTCTTCGCCGCGGTCTCGATGGAAGATGCGCAGCGCGCCTCCAGCCGCTTGCTCGACAAGGGCGAACTGCTGGTCGTCGTGGCGGGCCGTCCCGACGGGATGAAGTAG
- the mutL gene encoding DNA mismatch repair endonuclease MutL — protein MAVRRLDPILIDRIAAGEVVERPASAVKELVENALDAGASRVEIAIEAGGRRLIRVADNGAGMSGEDLELAVERHATSKLPDGDLLAIATLGFRGEALPSIGSVALLDIATRCEGASHGVSIKIDQGLKHKVMPSPQPRGTKVEVRDLFAATPARLKFLKSDRAEARAIGDCVQRLAMAHPDVRFALSGQDLSGFDYPACVGDAALLQRLTQVLGTDFRANALAVDARREGIGLAGFAGLPTWHRANASAQYLFVNGRPVRDKLFAGAVRAAYQDYLPQGRYPALVLFVACDPSEVDVNVHPAKAEVRFRDSGLVRGLVIGALKQVLEATRRATPNNAAAALDILARRQAGNGAFAQHWPGQSRGWDAATSPANPGRAEGMAEASAVFENFAMPSADVRAQMQTDIGDAAAPLGVARAQIHETYIIAQTQDGLVIVDQHAAHERIVYERLKDARTRQRVDRQMLLVPAIVELDEASVARLLDAAPLLAEFGLVVEGFGPGAVAVREQPSLLKLSDMGRLIRDLADGLAEDGSASQPLERRLENMLATLACHHSVRAGRRLTPDEMNALLREMETTPGAGQCNHGRPTYVELKLADVERLFGRK, from the coding sequence TTGGCCGTTCGCCGTCTCGATCCCATCCTCATCGACCGCATCGCGGCGGGCGAAGTCGTCGAGCGTCCGGCTTCGGCGGTAAAGGAATTGGTTGAGAATGCGCTCGATGCCGGGGCGAGCCGCGTCGAGATCGCGATCGAGGCCGGCGGCCGCCGGCTCATCCGCGTTGCCGACAATGGCGCCGGCATGAGCGGCGAGGATCTCGAACTCGCGGTCGAGCGCCATGCGACGTCGAAACTGCCCGACGGCGATCTTCTGGCGATCGCGACCTTGGGCTTTCGCGGCGAAGCGCTGCCGTCGATCGGCTCCGTCGCTTTGCTTGATATTGCGACGCGCTGCGAAGGCGCATCGCATGGCGTGAGCATCAAAATCGATCAGGGCTTGAAGCACAAAGTGATGCCGTCGCCGCAGCCGCGCGGCACCAAGGTCGAGGTGCGCGATCTTTTCGCCGCGACGCCGGCGCGGCTTAAGTTTCTGAAGAGCGATCGGGCCGAGGCACGCGCCATCGGCGATTGCGTGCAGCGTCTCGCCATGGCGCATCCCGATGTGCGCTTTGCGCTTTCCGGGCAAGATCTCTCGGGCTTCGATTATCCGGCCTGTGTCGGCGACGCGGCTTTGTTGCAGCGGCTCACGCAGGTGTTAGGAACTGATTTTCGGGCCAATGCATTGGCCGTCGATGCGCGACGCGAAGGCATCGGGCTCGCCGGTTTTGCCGGCCTGCCGACTTGGCATCGCGCCAATGCCAGCGCGCAATATCTTTTCGTCAATGGCAGGCCGGTGCGCGACAAGCTCTTTGCCGGCGCGGTGCGGGCTGCCTATCAAGATTATCTGCCGCAGGGCCGCTACCCGGCGCTGGTGCTCTTCGTCGCCTGCGATCCTTCCGAGGTCGATGTCAATGTGCATCCGGCCAAGGCGGAAGTGCGGTTTCGCGATTCCGGCCTGGTGCGCGGCCTCGTCATCGGCGCGTTGAAACAGGTGCTCGAAGCGACGCGCCGCGCGACGCCGAACAATGCCGCCGCCGCGCTCGATATTTTGGCGCGGCGCCAGGCGGGCAATGGCGCCTTCGCCCAGCATTGGCCGGGACAAAGCCGCGGCTGGGACGCCGCCACTTCGCCGGCCAATCCGGGACGGGCGGAAGGAATGGCGGAAGCCTCCGCTGTTTTCGAAAATTTCGCGATGCCGAGCGCCGATGTGCGGGCACAAATGCAGACCGACATTGGCGATGCCGCGGCGCCGCTCGGCGTCGCACGCGCGCAGATCCATGAGACCTATATTATCGCGCAGACGCAGGACGGCTTGGTGATCGTCGATCAACATGCCGCGCATGAGCGCATCGTCTATGAGCGGCTGAAGGACGCGCGGACCAGACAGCGCGTCGATCGGCAAATGCTGCTGGTGCCGGCGATCGTGGAATTGGATGAAGCATCCGTCGCAAGGCTGCTCGATGCGGCGCCATTGCTTGCCGAATTCGGTCTCGTCGTCGAAGGTTTCGGTCCCGGCGCGGTGGCCGTGCGCGAGCAGCCGAGCCTGTTGAAACTCTCCGACATGGGACGCCTCATCCGCGATCTCGCCGATGGGCTCGCCGAAGATGGTTCCGCGAGCCAGCCGCTCGAACGGCGGCTCGAAAATATGCTGGCGACGCTCGCCTGCCATCATTCGGTCCGGGCAGGGCGTAGGCTCACGCCTGATGAGATGAATGCGCTGTTGCGTGAAATGGAGACGACGCCCGGCGCCGGCCAATGCAATCATGGCCGCCCGACTTATGTCGAACTGAAGCTCGCCGATGTCGAGCGCCTGTTCGGGCGCAAATAG
- a CDS encoding sulfite exporter TauE/SafE family protein, with amino-acid sequence MTLKVGAVLFFASLIRSTFGFGEALVAVPLLAFLMPIQVAAPVAALTSITVAGIVLAQDWSEVQARSAGWLVFSTLFGIPLGLLLLTRMPEPVVKAALAIVIIGFSVFSLVSKRKVALRNDRMAWLFGFGAGVLGGAYGMNGPPLAVYGTLRGWSPHHFRATLQGYFLPASLMGMGGYWLAGLWTPVVTHDYLVSLPAVVPGIFAGRYINRRMLGSRFVVFVHAGLALIGALLLMQALS; translated from the coding sequence ATGACGCTGAAAGTGGGGGCGGTGCTCTTTTTTGCCTCCCTCATTCGTTCAACTTTTGGATTCGGCGAGGCGTTGGTGGCCGTGCCGCTGCTCGCCTTCCTTATGCCGATCCAAGTCGCGGCACCCGTTGCGGCGCTCACCTCCATCACCGTGGCCGGCATTGTGCTCGCGCAGGATTGGTCCGAGGTGCAGGCCCGCAGCGCCGGCTGGCTCGTCTTCTCGACCTTGTTCGGGATTCCCCTGGGCTTGCTGCTGCTGACCCGGATGCCGGAGCCGGTCGTCAAGGCGGCCCTAGCGATCGTGATCATCGGTTTCTCTGTCTTTTCGCTGGTGAGCAAACGCAAAGTCGCTCTGAGGAACGACCGGATGGCGTGGCTGTTTGGATTCGGCGCCGGAGTGTTGGGTGGCGCTTATGGCATGAACGGTCCTCCGCTGGCGGTTTACGGCACACTCCGGGGATGGTCGCCCCACCATTTCCGCGCCACGTTGCAGGGCTATTTCCTGCCGGCCAGTCTGATGGGGATGGGCGGTTATTGGCTGGCCGGCCTCTGGACGCCGGTGGTGACGCACGACTATCTGGTTTCGCTACCGGCGGTGGTGCCGGGAATTTTCGCGGGCCGATACATCAACCGACGGATGCTCGGTTCGCGTTTTGTCGTCTTCGTCCATGCCGGTCTCGCGCTGATCGGCGCTCTATTGCTGATGCAGGCTCTGTCGTGA
- a CDS encoding GIY-YIG nuclease family protein, giving the protein MKQPCVYIMASKRNGTLYTGVTSNLAQRAYQHRAGLVAGFTTRYGCKMLVWYEQYERMDEAITREKQIKAGSRGKKLALIEAMNPNWRDLYEDLNR; this is encoded by the coding sequence ATGAAACAGCCCTGCGTATATATTATGGCGAGCAAACGGAATGGCACGCTCTATACCGGAGTGACATCCAACCTTGCTCAACGGGCTTACCAGCATCGCGCCGGATTAGTCGCAGGCTTCACGACCCGCTACGGCTGCAAGATGCTCGTCTGGTATGAGCAATATGAACGCATGGACGAAGCAATCACGCGCGAAAAGCAGATTAAGGCCGGCTCGCGCGGAAAAAAGCTCGCCTTGATCGAGGCTATGAACCCGAATTGGCGTGATCTTTATGAAGATCTGAACCGATAA
- a CDS encoding RNA methyltransferase: protein MTGAGTNHSKESLEGGPAIILVRPQLAVNIGMCARAMANFGLSDLRLVSPREGWPRTGALKKGAYAAAAGAVHLLEKAKLYDSVEAAVADLNYLFATTARERGQFKPILTPSEAMPPAAARIAAGERHGILFGPERTGLDNDDIALADAIITFPVNPAYASLNLAQAVLLTGYEWMRATSGDVKPFAPVERSPAASREMALSFFNFLEAELERAGFFRPVTKKPVMQRNLRNMFHRMQLTEQDVRTWWGMIVRLVEGPRADAKKTMAADQSDSDPLE, encoded by the coding sequence ATGACCGGCGCCGGCACGAATCACAGCAAAGAGAGCCTCGAAGGCGGCCCCGCCATCATATTGGTGCGGCCGCAGCTCGCCGTGAACATCGGCATGTGCGCCAGGGCCATGGCGAATTTCGGCCTCTCCGATTTACGGCTGGTGAGCCCGCGCGAAGGCTGGCCGCGCACCGGCGCGTTGAAGAAGGGCGCCTATGCGGCGGCGGCTGGCGCCGTGCATCTTCTCGAAAAGGCGAAACTCTACGACAGCGTCGAAGCGGCGGTCGCCGATCTCAACTATCTCTTCGCCACCACCGCGCGCGAGCGCGGCCAGTTCAAGCCGATCCTCACGCCTTCCGAAGCCATGCCGCCGGCAGCGGCGCGCATCGCCGCTGGCGAACGGCACGGCATCCTCTTCGGCCCGGAACGCACCGGCCTCGACAATGACGATATCGCGCTCGCCGATGCGATCATCACCTTTCCGGTCAATCCCGCCTATGCGTCGCTCAATCTCGCCCAGGCCGTGCTGCTCACCGGCTATGAATGGATGCGCGCCACGAGCGGCGATGTGAAGCCCTTCGCGCCGGTCGAGCGCTCGCCGGCGGCATCGCGCGAAATGGCGCTCTCCTTCTTCAATTTTCTCGAAGCCGAGTTGGAGCGCGCGGGATTCTTTCGGCCGGTGACGAAGAAGCCGGTGATGCAGCGCAATTTGCGCAATATGTTTCACCGCATGCAGCTCACCGAGCAAGATGTCCGCACCTGGTGGGGCATGATCGTGCGCCTCGTCGAAGGTCCGCGCGCAGACGCGAAAAAGACCATGGCGGCGGACCAGAGCGACAGCGACCCTCTCGAATGA
- the murI gene encoding glutamate racemase, which yields MPQPPKILIFDSGLGGLTVLAEAMLLRPDGLFLYAADDAGFPYGLLSEEALVCRVNLVMQRLIARFVPDLVVIACNTASTLVLPHLRARYPQLPFVGTVPAVKPAAALSRSQMISVLATPGTVTRDYTRDLVRTYAAHCDVTLVGSDHLAGLAEAFMKGETVADAAIASEIAPCFVTNGAARTDCIVLACTHYPLLLAAFERLAPWPVEWIDPAQAIARRVDHVLGEDLGLPLAPEKIGGGLAPTGAHIALFTGANLPGPALEKALRQRGLGKIILEPIPLEAN from the coding sequence ATGCCGCAGCCGCCCAAAATTCTGATTTTCGATTCTGGTCTCGGCGGTCTGACCGTCCTTGCCGAAGCGATGCTTCTGCGTCCGGATGGGCTTTTTCTTTATGCCGCCGATGATGCCGGCTTTCCCTATGGGCTTTTGAGCGAAGAAGCCCTGGTCTGCCGCGTCAATCTCGTGATGCAACGGCTCATCGCGCGCTTTGTGCCCGATCTCGTGGTGATCGCCTGCAACACGGCATCGACTCTCGTTCTGCCACATCTGCGCGCCCGCTATCCGCAGCTTCCCTTTGTCGGCACTGTGCCAGCCGTGAAGCCGGCAGCGGCGCTATCGCGTTCGCAAATGATTTCTGTCCTGGCGACGCCAGGCACGGTGACGCGCGATTACACGCGCGATCTCGTGCGCACCTATGCGGCGCATTGCGACGTCACGCTCGTCGGCTCCGACCATCTCGCCGGCCTCGCCGAAGCTTTCATGAAAGGCGAAACCGTCGCGGACGCGGCGATCGCCTCCGAGATCGCGCCTTGTTTCGTCACCAATGGCGCGGCGCGTACCGATTGCATCGTGCTCGCCTGCACTCATTATCCGCTGCTGCTCGCGGCTTTTGAACGGCTGGCGCCGTGGCCGGTCGAATGGATCGATCCGGCGCAAGCCATCGCACGGCGCGTCGATCATGTGCTCGGCGAAGATCTCGGCCTGCCGCTCGCCCCCGAGAAAATTGGCGGCGGCTTGGCGCCGACCGGCGCGCATATCGCGCTTTTCACCGGCGCCAATCTGCCCGGACCCGCGCTCGAAAAAGCCCTGCGTCAACGCGGGCTCGGCAAAATCATTCTCGAACCGATCCCGCTCGAAGCGAATTGA